In one window of Verrucomicrobiota bacterium DNA:
- a CDS encoding DUF5107 domain-containing protein, with translation MQNPSGPHGAATPVTATLSTVTIPTYAAGRPEIHPLFFEKRVYQGSSGKVYPIPFIDKVQDRPQPVTYRAAFLENDYLRLMMLPEIGGRIHVAQDKTNHDYDFFYRQDVIKPALVGLAGPWISGGVEFNWPQHHRPGTFMPADVELEREADGACTVWMSEHDPMTRLKGMHGVRIRPGSALIELRVRLFNRTAVTRTFLWWANVAARVHDQYQSFFPPDVRYVADHAKRSMSSFPVAENAYYGVRYAERPGANDLTWYKNIPVPTSYMVVHTRYGFFGGYDYRAEGGFVHVANRHVSPGKKQWTWGNHAFGWAWDRELSDDAGPYVELMAGVYTENQPDFTYLYPYETKTFSQYWWPIQQTGPVQCANACAAIRLQVLSGRRIQAAVAVSAPLRNARLRLLENDRPLLDLTADIEPGKPWQNAEWRLRGEDPAALCLTIEDHQGKAVLTYRPEPNRSNVQIPSPATAPPLPAEVATNEGLFLIGEHLEQYRHPTRDPEAYWTEALKRDACDARSRIALGRRCLQRAQFAEASEHFDRANARLTERHPNPITGEAFYYSGLARQFLGDDEKAYEAFYKATWDYAWRSPAYYRLALLDCRAGKFEEALHHLDLTLITNRDHNHAVILCALVHRQKGEPGLAQRELSELLARDPLDQWARYEMARWSGGFDDFIGGCRNDAQIFLDLAFDYADGGFYREALDLLALHDKTPAAPTATPNPLAKVPALTQFVAAWLWERLGQEQPSRKALAEAQQSSPEYLFPSRLQEAVVLEWALKQNGSARNAGFALGNFLFDARRHEDAIAAWERARNADPACPTVLRNLGIAYWNVRRDGQAAREMYAKAFACDPADARVLFEYDQLRKKLNDPPDERLEFLLARMDLVTRRDDLSTEVAALLNLLDRPEQALQLIEGRRFHPWEGGEGQVLRQYTASRIKLGRKALHHGLAHQALTHFESAYDPPPALGEAYHYLQAKADVNYWKGRACRALHEPEKARAHFEMSATETGDFLEMSVTEHSPLTFYRGRSLAELGRPEQAKALFESLATHARNMQAEPAAIDYFTTSLPLMLVFDEDLQARKQTEAVFLLGLAQRGLGDLDSAIASFKQVLQRDRSHLGAGEQLQELREASERTPEQHASDDGFLSTGRHDAV, from the coding sequence ATGCAAAACCCCTCAGGACCACACGGTGCAGCGACGCCAGTAACCGCGACGCTCTCGACCGTTACCATTCCGACCTACGCCGCCGGCCGGCCTGAGATCCACCCGCTGTTTTTTGAAAAAAGGGTTTACCAAGGGTCAAGCGGCAAGGTTTATCCCATCCCTTTCATTGACAAGGTTCAGGACCGCCCGCAGCCGGTCACCTATCGCGCCGCCTTCCTGGAAAACGATTACCTTCGGTTGATGATGCTTCCTGAGATCGGGGGACGCATCCACGTCGCGCAAGATAAAACGAATCACGACTACGACTTCTTTTACCGGCAAGACGTTATCAAGCCCGCCCTGGTGGGCCTTGCCGGTCCCTGGATTTCCGGGGGCGTCGAGTTCAATTGGCCCCAACACCACCGCCCCGGCACGTTCATGCCTGCCGACGTTGAGCTCGAACGCGAAGCGGACGGCGCTTGTACGGTGTGGATGTCGGAGCACGACCCCATGACGCGGTTAAAAGGGATGCACGGCGTTCGCATCCGGCCGGGCTCTGCGCTGATCGAATTGCGGGTGCGCCTATTTAACCGCACCGCCGTCACCCGGACCTTTTTGTGGTGGGCCAACGTTGCCGCCCGGGTTCACGATCAATACCAAAGCTTCTTCCCGCCCGACGTGCGCTACGTCGCAGATCACGCCAAGCGTTCGATGAGTTCGTTCCCGGTCGCTGAAAACGCCTACTACGGGGTACGATACGCTGAGCGTCCGGGAGCCAATGATTTAACCTGGTACAAAAACATACCGGTGCCCACGAGCTACATGGTCGTCCACACCCGCTACGGCTTTTTCGGCGGGTACGATTACCGGGCCGAGGGCGGCTTTGTGCATGTGGCTAATCGTCACGTTTCGCCCGGCAAGAAACAGTGGACCTGGGGCAACCACGCGTTTGGTTGGGCTTGGGATCGGGAACTCTCGGATGATGCCGGTCCCTATGTGGAATTGATGGCCGGCGTCTACACCGAAAACCAACCGGATTTTACGTACTTGTACCCGTACGAAACAAAAACCTTCTCGCAGTACTGGTGGCCGATCCAGCAGACCGGACCGGTGCAGTGCGCGAACGCGTGTGCAGCGATTCGTCTTCAGGTTTTATCCGGCCGCCGCATCCAGGCGGCGGTGGCCGTCTCAGCACCGCTCCGAAACGCCCGGCTTAGGCTCCTTGAAAATGACCGGCCCTTGCTTGATCTCACGGCGGACATTGAACCGGGAAAGCCGTGGCAGAACGCCGAATGGCGCCTTCGCGGCGAGGACCCGGCCGCGCTTTGCCTTACGATCGAGGATCACCAGGGCAAGGCTGTTCTGACCTACCGTCCGGAGCCGAACCGTTCGAACGTCCAAATTCCCTCCCCCGCAACGGCCCCGCCTCTTCCTGCCGAGGTGGCAACCAATGAAGGGCTGTTCCTGATCGGCGAACACCTGGAGCAATACCGGCACCCGACCCGTGACCCGGAGGCTTATTGGACCGAGGCGCTAAAGCGGGATGCCTGCGACGCCCGCAGCCGGATCGCCCTCGGACGGCGCTGCCTGCAAAGGGCCCAGTTCGCCGAGGCCAGCGAGCATTTTGACCGCGCAAACGCCCGTCTGACCGAGCGGCATCCCAACCCGATCACCGGAGAGGCATTCTACTACTCCGGCCTGGCCCGGCAGTTCCTGGGCGACGACGAGAAAGCGTACGAAGCCTTTTATAAAGCCACTTGGGATTACGCGTGGCGCTCGCCGGCATACTACCGGCTGGCCCTTTTGGATTGTCGCGCCGGAAAGTTTGAGGAGGCCCTGCATCACCTGGATCTGACCTTGATCACCAACCGGGACCACAACCACGCCGTCATCCTGTGCGCCTTGGTGCACCGGCAAAAAGGAGAACCCGGCCTGGCGCAACGGGAACTTTCCGAATTACTCGCGCGTGATCCCCTCGACCAGTGGGCCCGGTATGAGATGGCGCGGTGGTCGGGTGGCTTTGACGATTTTATTGGGGGCTGCCGCAACGACGCGCAGATCTTTCTGGACCTGGCCTTTGACTATGCGGACGGGGGATTCTACCGGGAGGCGCTGGACCTCCTGGCGCTTCATGACAAAACGCCCGCGGCGCCAACGGCGACGCCAAACCCTCTGGCGAAGGTACCCGCGCTCACCCAATTCGTGGCAGCCTGGCTTTGGGAGCGTCTGGGCCAGGAACAACCGTCTCGAAAGGCACTGGCGGAGGCTCAGCAGAGCTCGCCCGAATACCTCTTCCCCTCGCGCCTTCAGGAGGCGGTCGTCCTGGAATGGGCCTTGAAACAGAACGGGTCTGCACGCAACGCCGGCTTTGCTCTCGGCAATTTCCTCTTTGACGCCAGACGACACGAGGACGCCATCGCCGCCTGGGAAAGAGCCCGGAACGCTGACCCTGCCTGCCCGACGGTGCTTCGCAACCTCGGGATCGCCTACTGGAACGTGCGCAGGGACGGTCAGGCGGCGCGCGAGATGTACGCAAAGGCGTTTGCGTGCGATCCGGCCGATGCACGGGTCTTGTTCGAGTACGATCAACTTCGAAAGAAGCTGAACGACCCGCCGGACGAGCGGTTGGAGTTCCTCTTGGCGCGTATGGACCTGGTCACCCGGCGGGACGATTTAAGTACCGAAGTCGCTGCGCTGCTTAACCTGCTTGACCGGCCGGAGCAGGCCCTTCAATTGATCGAGGGGCGCCGTTTTCACCCGTGGGAAGGCGGTGAAGGCCAGGTGCTCCGGCAGTACACCGCGAGCCGGATCAAACTTGGGCGCAAAGCCCTCCACCACGGCCTGGCCCATCAGGCGCTCACGCATTTCGAAAGTGCGTACGACCCGCCGCCGGCGCTTGGCGAGGCGTACCATTATTTGCAGGCGAAAGCCGACGTGAATTACTGGAAAGGCCGCGCCTGCCGAGCGCTGCACGAACCCGAAAAGGCCCGGGCGCACTTCGAGATGAGCGCGACTGAGACGGGTGACTTTCTGGAGATGAGCGTCACCGAACATTCGCCGCTTACCTTTTACCGCGGCCGTTCACTGGCCGAGCTTGGGCGTCCGGAACAAGCCAAGGCCCTCTTCGAGAGCCTCGCAACTCACGCCCGAAACATGCAGGCGGAACCGGCAGCGATCGATTATTTTACAACTTCGTTGCCGCTGATGTTGGTGTTTGATGAAGACCTGCAAGCGAGAAAGCAGACTGAGGCCGTTTTCCTCCTTGGTTTGGCCCAACGCGGGTTAGGAGACCTTGATTCGGCAATCGCCTCTTTCAAACAGGTTCTCCAACGGGACCGCTCGCATCTCGGCGCCGGCGAACAACTGCAAGAACTCCGCGAAGCGTCCGAACGCACCCCGGAGCAGCATGCATCGGACGACGGGTTCTTATCGACCGGACGCCACGATGCCGTGTAA
- the araH gene encoding L-arabinose ABC transporter permease AraH — protein sequence MKVTTDEKTSAPYPAEPAAQSPRYRQFLQLMDEFSLVLIFALLFFVLSIAVPHFLSIENLLGLALSVSQIGMVACTMMFCLASRDFDLSVGSTVAFAGVLCAMILNATDNVVISVAASILAGALIGFINGSIIAYLRINALITTLATMEIVRGLAFISSGGQAVGVSNEAFIYLAGTTFLGISMPIWTTLICFIVFGILLNKTVYGRNTLAIGGNPEASRLAGINVERTRVLIFAIQGAVAALAGVILASRITSGQPNAAQGFELNVISACVLGGVSLMGGRATISGVAIGVLIMGTAENVMNLLNVSAFYQYLVRGAILLIAVLVDQLRNRAARD from the coding sequence ATGAAGGTGACCACGGACGAAAAAACCAGCGCACCCTACCCCGCGGAACCGGCGGCACAAAGCCCTCGATACCGCCAATTTCTCCAGTTGATGGATGAGTTCAGCCTGGTGCTCATCTTCGCGCTGCTCTTTTTCGTGCTTTCAATCGCGGTGCCCCACTTTCTCTCGATTGAAAACCTGCTAGGCCTGGCGCTATCCGTCTCACAAATCGGGATGGTGGCCTGCACGATGATGTTCTGTCTCGCGTCACGCGATTTCGACCTCTCGGTTGGCTCGACGGTTGCGTTCGCCGGCGTCCTCTGCGCGATGATACTCAACGCGACGGATAACGTGGTGATCAGCGTCGCCGCGTCCATCCTGGCAGGCGCATTGATCGGGTTCATCAACGGGTCGATCATCGCCTACCTCCGGATCAATGCGCTTATAACGACCCTGGCCACGATGGAGATCGTGCGCGGGCTGGCGTTTATTTCGTCCGGGGGCCAGGCCGTGGGGGTCAGCAACGAGGCGTTTATCTACCTGGCGGGAACTACCTTCCTCGGGATCTCGATGCCTATCTGGACGACCCTGATTTGCTTCATCGTGTTCGGCATCCTGCTGAATAAGACGGTGTACGGCCGTAACACCCTGGCCATTGGGGGAAACCCGGAAGCTTCCCGCCTTGCCGGGATTAACGTCGAACGCACTCGGGTCCTGATTTTTGCCATCCAGGGTGCCGTGGCCGCCCTGGCCGGCGTCATCCTGGCTTCCCGGATTACCAGCGGCCAGCCGAATGCCGCGCAAGGGTTCGAGCTTAATGTGATCTCAGCGTGCGTCCTGGGTGGCGTTTCGCTGATGGGTGGCCGTGCCACGATTTCGGGCGTGGCCATCGGGGTGCTCATCATGGGGACTGCGGAAAATGTGATGAATCTTTTGAACGTTTCTGCGTTTTACCAGTACCTGGTTCGCGGCGCCATCTTGCTGATTGCAGTCCTCGTTGACCAACTGCGTAACCGCGCGGCCCGGGATTGA
- a CDS encoding arabinose ABC transporter substrate-binding protein yields MKAENNRTRFINAVVTGALTLLLVSPLKAEDVKIGFVVKQPEEPWFQDEWRWADTAAKEKGFTVVKIGAVDGEKVMTAIDSLASQKAQGFVICPPDVKLGPGIVAKSKVDHLKLMTVDDRLVDGKGNPIESVPHMGISAYNIGKQVGRAIADEMKKRGWNMDEVGAIRVTYEQLPTAHDRTSGATETLLAAGFPQANIIDAPQARTDTENAFNAANIAIVKNPKFKKWVAFGLNDEAVLGAVRAAEGRGFKADSMIGVGIGGAASAINEFNKPEMTGFFGTVLISPKRHGYETALEMYNWITNNQEPPKLTLTEGKLMTRENQKAVRAEFGV; encoded by the coding sequence ATGAAAGCAGAGAATAATAGAACGCGTTTTATCAATGCAGTCGTCACCGGGGCACTTACCCTGCTGTTGGTCAGCCCGCTGAAGGCTGAAGACGTCAAGATCGGATTTGTCGTGAAACAGCCGGAGGAACCGTGGTTCCAGGATGAATGGCGCTGGGCGGATACGGCCGCCAAGGAAAAGGGGTTCACCGTGGTCAAGATCGGTGCCGTTGATGGGGAGAAGGTCATGACCGCCATCGACAGCCTCGCGTCCCAAAAAGCGCAGGGATTCGTCATCTGTCCGCCCGACGTGAAGCTGGGCCCCGGCATCGTGGCCAAATCAAAAGTTGACCACCTTAAATTAATGACGGTCGACGACCGGCTGGTGGACGGCAAGGGTAACCCGATCGAGAGCGTTCCGCACATGGGAATCTCGGCGTACAACATCGGTAAGCAGGTCGGCCGGGCGATTGCCGACGAGATGAAAAAGCGGGGCTGGAACATGGACGAGGTCGGCGCGATTCGCGTCACTTACGAGCAGCTCCCAACGGCGCATGACCGCACCTCCGGCGCCACCGAAACCCTTCTGGCGGCGGGTTTTCCCCAGGCAAACATCATCGACGCCCCCCAGGCAAGGACTGATACCGAGAACGCCTTCAATGCAGCGAATATTGCGATCGTCAAAAATCCAAAGTTTAAAAAATGGGTGGCCTTCGGCCTCAATGATGAGGCGGTGCTGGGGGCAGTGCGCGCCGCTGAGGGCCGCGGTTTTAAAGCCGACAGCATGATCGGCGTGGGGATTGGGGGCGCGGCCTCAGCCATCAATGAATTCAACAAACCCGAGATGACCGGCTTTTTTGGCACGGTACTGATCAGTCCCAAGCGTCACGGCTACGAAACGGCGCTTGAGATGTACAACTGGATCACCAACAACCAAGAACCCCCGAAGCTCACCTTGACGGAAGGCAAGCTTATGACCCGCGAAAATCAGAAAGCCGTTCGCGCCGAATTCGGGGTTTGA
- the araG gene encoding L-arabinose ABC transporter ATP-binding protein AraG gives MPAYLQFKDITKLFPGVKALNRVSFAADAGSVHGLLGENGAGKSTLLKILGGEYQPNEGELRIGDQPRHFTRAADSIAAGIAIIHQELQYVPHLSVAENLLLGHLPNRLGFVRARAAMEFVRTRLRAMGVTLNPSVKLARLSVAQRQMVEICKALLRDAKVIALDEPTSSLSHRETRILFRLVKDLQAQGKVLIYVSHRLDEIFELCDACTILRDGQTVVSHRSMSGLTRELLVSQMVGREIKDIYDYRPRPLGEPRLQVQALMGPKLKQPASFTVRRGEILGFFGLVGAGRSELMRLIYGADKAQGGQLRLDGKPLRIRRPSDAIRNGIVLCPEDRKEEGVIPIRSVSENINISCRRGYLRWGIFVNDKREAQTADAFIKRLRIRTPGRRQLIRYLSGGNQQKAILGRWLAESAVKVVIMDEPTRGIDVGAKNEIYQILYQLADHGCSVIVVSSELPEVLGIADRIMVMREGRVSGELSRPEANEERVLALALPQEEKIK, from the coding sequence ATGCCTGCCTACCTTCAGTTCAAGGATATCACCAAGCTGTTTCCGGGAGTGAAAGCCCTTAACCGGGTTAGCTTTGCCGCCGATGCCGGCTCAGTGCACGGGCTGCTGGGAGAAAACGGCGCCGGCAAGTCAACGCTCCTCAAAATCCTGGGGGGCGAATACCAGCCGAACGAGGGAGAGTTGCGCATCGGCGATCAGCCCCGGCATTTTACCAGGGCGGCCGATTCCATTGCGGCGGGCATCGCGATCATTCATCAGGAATTGCAGTACGTTCCGCACCTGAGCGTGGCGGAAAACCTGCTCCTTGGCCATTTACCCAACCGTTTGGGTTTTGTCCGTGCGCGCGCCGCGATGGAGTTCGTGCGCACCCGGCTCCGAGCGATGGGGGTGACGTTAAACCCGAGCGTTAAATTGGCGCGCCTGTCGGTCGCCCAGCGGCAGATGGTGGAGATCTGCAAGGCGTTGCTGAGAGACGCCAAGGTCATCGCGCTTGATGAACCGACCAGCAGCCTTTCCCATCGTGAAACCAGGATTTTGTTCCGGCTGGTAAAGGACTTGCAAGCCCAAGGAAAGGTCCTCATCTATGTTTCGCACCGGCTGGACGAGATTTTTGAGCTGTGCGACGCCTGCACCATCCTCCGCGACGGCCAGACGGTGGTTTCGCATCGCAGCATGTCCGGGCTGACGCGCGAACTGCTCGTCAGCCAGATGGTCGGTCGCGAAATCAAGGATATTTACGATTACCGGCCCCGGCCTTTGGGAGAGCCGCGGCTGCAGGTGCAGGCGCTCATGGGACCGAAGCTGAAGCAACCGGCCAGCTTTACGGTTCGTCGCGGCGAAATTCTGGGCTTTTTTGGCCTGGTCGGGGCCGGCCGCAGTGAGCTGATGCGGTTGATTTACGGGGCGGACAAGGCGCAGGGGGGACAACTCAGATTGGATGGCAAACCATTGCGAATCCGGCGGCCGTCCGACGCCATTCGTAACGGCATCGTGCTTTGTCCGGAAGATCGCAAGGAGGAAGGCGTCATCCCCATCCGGTCGGTGTCCGAAAACATCAACATCAGCTGCCGCCGCGGCTACCTGCGGTGGGGCATTTTCGTAAACGACAAACGTGAGGCTCAGACCGCCGACGCATTCATTAAAAGGCTTCGGATCAGGACGCCCGGCCGTCGCCAGTTGATACGTTATTTATCGGGCGGCAACCAGCAAAAGGCGATCCTGGGCCGCTGGCTGGCGGAATCCGCGGTGAAGGTAGTGATCATGGATGAACCAACCCGCGGGATCGACGTGGGGGCAAAGAACGAAATCTACCAAATCCTGTACCAACTTGCTGACCATGGCTGCTCGGTCATCGTGGTTTCCAGCGAGTTGCCGGAGGTTCTCGGGATCGCCGACCGAATCATGGTGATGCGCGAGGGGCGCGTGTCGGGCGAGTTGTCCCGGCCGGAGGCCAATGAAGAGCGCGTTTTGGCCTTAGCCCTTCCCCAAGAGGAGAAAATAAAATGA
- a CDS encoding galactose mutarotase, with the protein MPGITIQPFGQTLAGEQTQLFTLRNSAGITLSVTDYGARIVSLRVPNRNGDQVDVVLGFDQVSDYLTDGHYLGATIGRFANRIAQGRFVLDGRSYCLSINDGPHSLHGGSSGFDKRLWRVGTSEPGRPEISFELHSRDGDQGYPGSLDVTAAFSLGTGVEFEISYEAVTDRPTIVNLTNHSYFNLAGSDSGTILDHVLQVHASSYTPLDFLQVPTGEVRPVAATVVDFRCPVAIGSRMGIKEPNANFVRYNENYVLDGERTGDRRVAATLLDPKSGRTMTVLTDQPGLQLYTGNYLNLRRGKQGQSYPAFSGICLEPQHFPDSPNHPNFPSTTLRPEEKFHAATVYRFSSDD; encoded by the coding sequence ATGCCTGGGATCACCATTCAGCCCTTCGGGCAAACCCTCGCGGGCGAACAGACGCAACTGTTTACGTTGCGGAACAGCGCCGGCATTACCCTGAGCGTAACCGACTACGGGGCCAGGATTGTCAGCCTGCGAGTGCCGAACCGAAACGGGGACCAGGTCGACGTCGTCCTTGGCTTCGACCAAGTATCGGATTACCTGACCGACGGGCACTACCTGGGGGCGACCATCGGCCGATTCGCAAACCGAATTGCCCAAGGACGTTTCGTTCTGGACGGCCGGTCGTACTGCCTTTCAATCAACGATGGCCCCCATTCGCTCCATGGCGGCAGCAGCGGATTCGACAAGCGGCTTTGGCGGGTAGGAACGTCTGAGCCTGGTAGACCGGAGATAAGCTTCGAGCTCCACAGCCGGGATGGTGATCAAGGCTATCCCGGTTCGCTCGATGTAACGGCTGCTTTTTCGCTCGGGACCGGGGTGGAATTCGAGATTTCGTACGAGGCAGTTACGGACCGCCCTACCATCGTGAACCTGACGAACCATTCGTACTTCAACCTCGCAGGAAGCGACAGCGGCACAATCCTCGACCACGTGCTCCAGGTACACGCCAGCTCCTACACGCCACTGGACTTTCTGCAGGTTCCGACCGGAGAAGTTCGCCCGGTGGCGGCCACGGTGGTGGATTTCCGCTGTCCGGTGGCGATCGGCTCGCGGATGGGGATCAAAGAACCGAACGCAAACTTTGTTCGGTACAACGAGAATTACGTCCTGGATGGTGAGCGGACTGGAGACAGGCGAGTTGCTGCGACATTACTGGATCCCAAAAGCGGGCGAACGATGACCGTGCTGACCGATCAACCGGGGCTTCAGCTCTACACCGGAAACTACCTGAACCTCAGACGAGGCAAGCAGGGCCAGTCGTACCCCGCGTTTTCCGGGATCTGCTTGGAACCTCAGCATTTTCCCGATTCTCCGAATCACCCGAATTTCCCTTCCACGACCCTCCGCCCTGAAGAGAAATTTCACGCCGCCACGGTCTACCGGTTCAGCAGCGATGATTAG
- a CDS encoding CHAT domain-containing protein translates to MSSIRPSSKALVTLLALCLLDLRCLQAQQPEVDLRTPSGFEAALSGIHKLEDRRKLDEALLTSARFEAAVEQLYGGASPLTAVAKREFAEAYMLHSDFGHPVTLLQEALRIFDSYAAPGQFQAARTKVDLGVCNAMIGQLAEAERLDLEALNYFNRTGHVDEASTVRANLARLFARQGKIEDAISLNRQELAARREKYRRDDPGVLTILYELGVDYLTLKDMPKAESLLREVLAAEDKRSGHRESNPLVLRTLGYVLVEEGKFSEAEVLLRRAMDRDVRRVGSPSHEAFYLSMLYAHTGRWEEATRLIDGRVRYPALRAGLSCLSESEQLSYLQDYMIEVQTALSFGLAQPNDPKIVTASAQWLLASKGLAHEALAERTLLARDSADPQVVQIAGELQSVRTRLALLANTVVTAPDAPASKDQLEQLLQREAELSRQLGQAEHRPPSAGRGVELADVRAGIPAGGILLEFARINAEDLSDHGGPNGAKGISRYGVWIIPPGDQTAIQLVDLGDANTIDAEIEKVRRIFNSFDLSIDQDEERDLEQEFKDAAAPLTNLILKPLEDRVGDVKRWILSPDGQLWLVPWAALCTTDGRSLVESHTVSYVISGRDLLVHGRPVQDTTPPVIMADPNYNLPPDEAASKTRKLIGELKTDTGLADLSPPEVADARTRVRRLIPSQAARPLPHTREEAMAILPFLEAYAKAKPRLFMGDDALEGVFKSIRRPRDVVFSTHGQFITTKELGFDDSHLKPGTGFLLENPLLRCRLLLAGCNQRTAGSDDADDGILTGMKIVGCDLRGTDLVVLSACQTALGDVYAGMSAAGLRQAFQLAGAQTVVASLWSVPDVETAALMKGFFKNLAAGDAKADALADAQRDLIKTRRAARKGAAHPYFWAAFTLTGAP, encoded by the coding sequence GTGTCCTCCATCCGGCCGAGTTCGAAGGCCCTCGTCACCTTACTTGCGTTGTGCCTTTTGGACCTGAGATGCCTCCAAGCTCAGCAGCCTGAGGTTGACCTGAGAACCCCGTCAGGTTTCGAAGCAGCCCTATCCGGCATTCATAAACTTGAGGATCGGCGAAAGCTGGATGAAGCCCTGCTTACAAGCGCGCGTTTCGAGGCTGCCGTCGAGCAGTTGTACGGCGGTGCATCGCCCCTCACCGCCGTTGCCAAGCGCGAATTCGCTGAAGCCTACATGTTACATTCGGATTTCGGTCATCCGGTGACGCTCCTGCAAGAGGCGCTACGGATTTTTGATTCGTATGCCGCGCCTGGGCAGTTTCAGGCGGCACGAACAAAGGTGGACCTGGGCGTATGCAACGCAATGATCGGGCAACTCGCTGAAGCGGAACGCCTCGACCTCGAGGCGTTAAACTACTTCAACCGGACCGGTCACGTCGACGAAGCCTCAACCGTCCGGGCCAACCTCGCACGACTGTTCGCTCGTCAAGGTAAAATCGAGGATGCGATCTCCCTGAACCGGCAGGAGCTTGCCGCGCGGCGTGAAAAATACCGGCGCGATGACCCTGGTGTTTTAACGATTCTTTATGAGCTCGGCGTCGATTACCTGACGTTAAAAGACATGCCGAAAGCTGAATCGCTTCTCCGTGAAGTGCTTGCGGCGGAAGATAAACGCAGCGGACACCGCGAGTCGAATCCGCTGGTACTGCGTACGCTCGGCTACGTATTGGTCGAAGAGGGCAAGTTCAGCGAGGCCGAGGTGCTGCTTCGTCGCGCGATGGACCGCGACGTCCGAAGGGTCGGCAGCCCCTCACACGAGGCGTTCTACCTTTCGATGCTATACGCGCATACCGGCCGCTGGGAGGAAGCAACCCGGCTGATAGACGGTCGCGTTCGTTACCCGGCGCTCCGCGCCGGCCTTAGTTGCCTGTCCGAGTCTGAACAACTCTCATACCTTCAGGATTACATGATCGAGGTCCAGACCGCGCTCTCGTTCGGTTTGGCGCAGCCGAATGACCCTAAGATCGTAACGGCCTCTGCGCAGTGGCTGCTCGCGAGTAAGGGGTTAGCTCACGAAGCCCTCGCGGAACGAACCTTGCTCGCACGCGACAGCGCGGATCCACAGGTTGTACAGATTGCCGGCGAGTTGCAGAGCGTCCGAACGCGCCTTGCTTTGTTGGCAAACACCGTGGTGACCGCGCCGGATGCCCCTGCATCCAAGGACCAGCTTGAACAACTCCTCCAGCGAGAGGCTGAGCTTTCACGCCAACTCGGGCAGGCCGAGCATCGTCCGCCCTCCGCGGGACGCGGTGTTGAACTCGCGGACGTGCGCGCCGGCATTCCGGCGGGCGGGATCCTGCTGGAATTTGCCAGGATCAATGCGGAAGACCTGAGTGATCATGGCGGCCCGAACGGAGCGAAGGGCATAAGCCGTTACGGCGTCTGGATCATTCCGCCCGGCGATCAGACAGCCATTCAACTGGTGGATCTCGGCGACGCGAACACCATCGATGCCGAGATCGAGAAGGTGCGCAGGATCTTCAATAGCTTCGACCTTTCCATTGATCAAGACGAGGAACGCGACCTCGAGCAGGAATTCAAAGACGCCGCGGCGCCCCTCACCAACCTCATCCTTAAACCGCTGGAGGATCGGGTTGGCGATGTTAAACGGTGGATTCTAAGCCCCGATGGTCAACTCTGGCTGGTTCCCTGGGCAGCCCTCTGTACAACCGATGGGCGGAGCCTGGTGGAAAGCCACACGGTGAGTTACGTCATCAGCGGCCGTGACTTGCTCGTTCACGGTCGTCCGGTTCAGGATACGACGCCTCCGGTGATTATGGCAGATCCCAATTACAACCTGCCCCCGGATGAAGCGGCGAGCAAAACCCGCAAGCTGATCGGTGAGTTAAAGACGGACACGGGACTGGCGGATCTATCTCCTCCCGAAGTCGCGGACGCGCGCACCAGAGTAAGACGGCTTATTCCCAGTCAAGCCGCAAGGCCTCTTCCGCACACGCGTGAGGAGGCGATGGCAATTCTTCCGTTTCTGGAGGCTTACGCCAAGGCGAAACCGCGCCTGTTCATGGGCGACGACGCGCTGGAAGGCGTTTTCAAGAGCATCCGCCGTCCGCGGGACGTGGTCTTCAGCACTCACGGCCAGTTCATCACCACAAAGGAGCTGGGCTTTGATGATTCTCACCTCAAACCTGGAACCGGGTTCCTCCTGGAGAACCCTCTTCTACGCTGCCGCCTGCTGCTTGCCGGATGCAATCAACGAACTGCCGGGAGCGATGATGCCGATGACGGCATCCTGACGGGTATGAAGATCGTCGGCTGCGACTTGCGCGGCACCGATCTCGTCGTGTTGAGCGCATGCCAAACGGCACTCGGCGATGTTTATGCCGGCATGAGCGCGGCCGGATTGCGGCAAGCGTTCCAACTCGCAGGCGCGCAGACGGTGGTGGCCTCGCTTTGGTCTGTCCCCGACGTAGAGACCGCTGCCCTTATGAAGGGCTTTTTCAAGAATCTCGCGGCAGGAGATGCGAAAGCTGACGCCCTCGCCGATGCGCAACGCGACCTCATCAAGACCCGCCGCGCGGCCCGGAAAGGAGCGGCGCATCCTTATTTCTGGGCGGCGTTTACCCTGACTGGTGCCCCGTAG